The following are encoded together in the Diachasmimorpha longicaudata isolate KC_UGA_2023 chromosome 3, iyDiaLong2, whole genome shotgun sequence genome:
- the Mhc gene encoding myosin heavy chain, muscle isoform X31, with the protein MPKPAVQEGDDPDPTPYLFVTLEQKRIDQSKPYDAKKACWVPDEKEGYLLGEIKATKGDVVSVVLPGGEIKTFKKDALAQVNPPKFEKSEDLSDLTFLNEASVLHNLKQRYYAKMIYTYSGLFCVAINPYKRFPVYTFRCAKLYRGKRRSEVPPHIFAISDGAYVNMLTNSENQSMLITGESGAGKTENTKKVIAYFATVGASTKKPEEGSKKKGSLEDQVVQTNPVLEAFGNAKTVRNDNSSRFGKFIRIHFGPSGKLAGADIETYLLEKARVISQQTLERSYHIFYQMMSGSVKGLKEMCLLSNDINDYYFVSQGKTTIPGVDDGEECSLTDEAFNVLGFTQEEKDNIYKITASVMHMGGMKFKQRGREEQAEADGTDEGDRVAKLLGVDCQDMYKNLLKPRIKVGNEFVTQGRNKDQVAYSVGAMSKAMFDRTFKWLVKKCNETLDTQQKRQHFIGVLDIAGFEIFDFNSFEQLCINFTNEKLQQFFNHHMFILEQEEYKREGIEWTFIDFGMDLQQTIDLIEKPMGILSILEEESMFPKATDKTFEEKLNNNHLGKSPNFLKPKPPKPGQQAAHFAIGHYAGNVPYNITGWLEKNKDPLNDTVVDQFKKSTNKLLVEIFADHPGQSGGGDAKGGRGKKGGGFSTVSSSYKEQLNNLMTTLRATQPHFVRCIIPNELKQPGVIDSHLVMHQLTCNGVLEGIRICRKGFPNRMNYPDFKLRYKILAANVVKDGVDPKKACGLILDAISLEQDQYRLGATKVFFRAGVLGQMEELRDERLSKIAAWMQAYIRGYLARKDFKRLQEQRLALQVVQRNLRRYLKLRTWPWWKLWQKVRPLLNASRIEDELAELQEKCRATTEAFEREEKARKELESLNSKLLAEKTDLLRQLEGEAGSLQEYQEKAVKLAAQKLDLESQLLDVSERLQQEEDARNNLFQNKKKLEQEVSGLKKDVEDLELAIQKSEQDKATKDHQIRNLNDEIAHQDELINKLNKEKKSQGESNQKTAEELQAAEDKVNHLNKVKVKLEQTLDELEDTLEREKKLRADVEKAKRKTEGDLKLTQEAVADLERNKKELEQTIQRKDKELSSLTAKLEDEQGLVGKLQKQIKELQQRIEELEEEVEAERQARAKAEKQRSDLARELEELGERLEEAGGATSAQIELNKKREAELAKLRRDLEEANIQHESSLSSLRKKHNDAVAEMGEQIDTLNKLKARIEKEKVQYFTELNDLRASVDHLSNEKAAQEKIAKQLQHQLNEAQGKIEELNRTVNDFDAAKKKLSIENSDLLRQLEEAESQVSQLSKIKISLTTQLEDTKRLADEEGRERATLLGKFRNLEHDLDNIREQVEEEAEGKADLQRQLSKANAEAQLWRSKYESEGVARAEELEEAKRKLQARLAEAEETIESLNQKVIALEKTKQRLATEVEDLQIEVDRATAIANAAEKKQKAFDKIIGEWKLKVDDLAAELDASQKECRNYSTELFRLKGAYEESQEQLEAVRRENKNLADEVKDLLDQIGEGGRNIHEVEKARKRLEAEKDELQAALEEAEAALEQEENKVLRAQLELSQVRQEIDRRIQEKEEEFENTRKNHQRALDSMQASLEAEAKGKAEALRMKKKLEADINELEIALDHANKANAEAQKNIKRYQQQLKDVQTALEEEQRARDEARELLGISERRANALQNELEESRTLLEQADRARRQAEQECADAHEQLNDISAQNASISAAKRKLEAELQTLHSDLDELLNEAKNSEEKAKKAMVDAARLADELRAEQDHAQTQEKLRKALEAQIKELQVRLDEAEANALKGGKKAIQKLEQRVRELENELDGEQRRHADAQKNLRKAERRIKELSFQADEDRKNHERMQDLVDKLQQKIKTYKRQIEEAEEIAALNLAKFRKAQQELEEAEERADLAEQAITKFRTKGGRGGSQARGLSPAPHRPAFKTPFDGSSFPPRFDLQPDGDF; encoded by the exons ATGCCGAAACCAGCTGTACAGGAGGGAGACGATCCCGATCCAACGCCATATCTTTTTGTTACTTTGGAACAGAAGAGAATCGACCAGTCTAAACCCTACGATGCGAAGAAAGCTTGCTGGGTGCCAGATGAGAAGGAAGGATACCTTCTTGGAGAAATTAAAGCGACGAAAGGAGATGTTGTCTCTGTTGTCCTGCCAGGTGGTGAG ataaaaacatttaaaaaagatGCCCTGGCCCAAGTTAATCCACCAAAATTCGAGAAATCTGAAGACCTGTCTGACCTAACTTTCCTTAATGAGGCATCGGTGTTGCACAATCTCAAACAACGTTACTACGCAAAAATGATTTAC ACCTACTCCGGACTTTTCTGCGTAGCCATCAATCCTTACAAGAGGTTCCCCGTATACACATTCAGGTGTGCCAAGCTCTACCGTGGTAAGAGGCGTAGCGAAGTGCCACCCCACATTTTCGCTATCTCTGATGGTGCCTACGTTAACATGTTGACCA ACAGCGAGAATCAGTCTATGTTGATTACTGGTGAATCTGGAGCTGGTAAGACTGAGAACACGAAAAAAGTAATTGCGTACTTTGCCACCGTCGGTGCTTCAACAAAGAAGCCCGAAGAAGGCTCCAAGAAGAAGGGCTCTCTTGAGGACCAGGTTGTGCAGACCAATCCTGTACTTGAGGCCTTCGGTAACGCCAAGACCGTCCGTAACGATAACTCGTCACGTTTC GGTAAGTTCATCCGTATTCACTTCGGTCCATCTGGAAAATTGGCTGGTGCTGACATTGAAACTT ATCTATTGGAGAAGGCTCGTGTCATCTCTCAACAGACATTGGAGCGTTCTTACCACATTTTCTACCAGATGATGTCCGGCTCCGTCAAGGGACTCAAGG AAATGTGCCTGTTGTCCAACGACATCAACGACTACTACTTCGTATCACAGGGAAAAACAACCATTCCTGGTGTCGATGATGGCGAGGAGTGTTCCTTAACCGAC GAAGCCTTCAATGTACTCGGTTTCACCCAAGAGGAGAAGGACAACATCTACAAGATCACTGCTTCCGTCATGCACATGGGAGGAATGAAATTCAAACAGAGGGGTCGTGAAGAACAGGcggaagccgatggcaccgat GAAGGTGATCGTGTTGCTAAGCTTCTTGGCGTCGACTGCCAAGACATGTACAAGAATCTGTTGAAGCCGAGAATCAAGGTCGGTAACGAATTCGTAACCCAGGGTCGTAACAAGGATCAGGTTGCCTACTCAGTTGGTGCCATGTCCAAGGCTATGTTTGACAGAACATTCAAGTGGCTCGTCAAGAAGTGTAACGAAACTCTAGACACCCAACAGAAGCGTCAGCACTTCATCGGTGTACTGGATATTGCTGGCTTTGAGATTTTCGAC TTCAACAGCTTTGAGCAACTATGCATCAACTTCACCAATGAAAAACTTCAACAATTCTTCAACCACCATATGTTCATTCTTGAACAAGAAGAGTACAAGCGTGAGGGCATTGAATGGACATTCATTGACTTTGGCATGGACCTTCAACAAACCATTGACTTGATTGAGAAG CCCATGGGTATCCTCTCAATTCTTGAGGAAGAGTCTATGTTCCCCAAAGCCACGGACAAGACATTCGAGGAGAAATTGAACAATAACCATCTTGGCAAGAGTCCTAACTTCCTCAAACCAAAACCACCAAAGCCTGGCCAACAAGCTGCTCATTTCGCCATTGGTCACTACGCCGGTAAT GTACCTTACAACATTACTGGATGGCTGGAGAAGAACAAGGATCCGTTGAACGACACTGTTGTCGATCAATTCAAGAAATCAACCAACAAACTGTTGGTTGAAATCTTCGCTGATCATCCAGGCCAATCTGGTGGTGGTGATGCTAAAGGTGGACGTGGTAAGAAGGGAGGTGGTTTCTCAACTGTATCATCATCATACAAGGAGCAGTTGAACAACCTCATGACAACATTGAGAGCTACCCAACCCCACTTCGTCCGTTGTATCATTCCCAACGAATTGAAACAACCTGGTGTCATTGACTCTCATCTTGTGATGCACCAGCTGACTTGTAACGGTGTACTTGAGGGTATCCGTATTTGTCGTAAAGGTTTCCCCAACAGAATGAACTACCCTGACTTCAAACTTCG ATACAAAATTCTGGCCGCAAATGTTGTGAAAGATGGAGTGGATCCGAAAAAAGCATGCGGACTAATTCTCGATGCAATTTCACTCGAGCAAGACCAGTACCGTTTAGGAGCCACCAAG GTATTCTTCCGCGCTGGAGTCTTGGGTCAGATGGAAGAACTTCGTGACGAGCGTCTCAGCAAGATTGCTGCATGGATGCAGGCATACATCCGTGGTTACCTGGCACGTAAAGACTTTAAGAGACTCCAGGAGCAGCGTCTCGCTTTACAAGTTGTTCAACGCAACTTGCGCAGATACCTCAAGCTTCGTACCTGGCCATGGTGGAAACTGTGGCAGAAGGTCAGGCCACTTCTCAACGCCAGTCGTATTGAGGACGAGTTGGCT GAACTCCAAGAGAAATGCCGTGCTACAACGGAGGCCTTCGAACGTGAGGAGAAGGCACGAAAAGAATTGGAATCATTGAACAGCAAATTATTAGCTGAAAAGACCGATCTCCTCCGTCAATTGGAGGGTGAAGCTGGATCTCTCCAAGAATACCAAGAGAAGGCTGTCAAATTGGCCGCACAGAAATTGGATCTGGAGTCTCAACTTTTG GATGTCAGCGAGAGACTACAACAAGAAGAAGATGCCAGGAACAACCTCTTCCAGAATAAGAAGAAATTGGAACAGGAAGTATCCGGACTCAAGAAAGATGTTGAGGACCTCGAGTTGGCAATTCAAAAATCCGAGCAGGATAAAGCAACCAAGGACCACCAAATTAGAAATTTGAATGATGAAATTGCTCATCAGGATGAGCTTATCAACAAATTGAACAAGGAGAAGAAGAGCCAAGGTGAATCCAATCAGAAGACTGCTGAGGAGCTCCAGGCTGCTGAAGACAAGGTCAACCACCTCAACAAAGTTAAGGTTAAGCTTGAACAGACCCTCGACGAACTTGAAGATACTCTTGAGCGCGAGAAGAAACTCCG TGCTGATGTTGAGAAGGCGAAGAGAAAGACTGAGGGTGACCTTAAATTGACCCAGGAAGCTGTTGCCGACCTCGAACGTAACAAGAAGGAACTTGAACAAACAATTCAACGCAAAGACAAAGAATTATCGTCCCTCACTGCCAAACTCGAAGATGAACAAGGACTCGTTGGAAAACTCCAGAAACAGATCAAGGAATTGCAACAACGTATCGAAGAACTCGAGGAAGAAGTCGAGGCTGAGAGGCAAGCACGCGCCAAGGCTGAGAAACAGCGCAGCGACTTGGCAAGGGAACTTGAAGAACTTGGTGAACGTCTTGAGGAGGCTGGTGGTGCAACATCTGCCCAGATTGAGCTCAACAAGAAGAGAGAGGCCGAGCTCGCCAAGCTCCGCAGGGATCTTGAGGAGGCCAACATCCAGCACGAATCATCCCTCTCCAGTCTTAGGAAGAAGCACAACGATGCCGTTGCTGAGATGGGAGAACAGATCGACACTCTCAATAAACTGAAAGCTAG GATTGAGAAAGAAAAGGTTCAGTACTTTACTGAGTTGAACGACCTTCGCGCATCCGTTGACCACTTGAGCAATgagaag GCTGCCCAAGAGAAGATTGCCAAGCAGCTCCAACACCAGTTGAACGAGGCCCAGGGCAAGATTGAGGAATTGAACCGCACGGTGAACGATTTCGATGCTGCCAAGAAGAAGCTGTCAATCGAAAACAGCGATCTCCTCCGCCAGTTGGAAGAGGCCGAGTCTCAGGTGTCTCAACTGTCAAAGATCAAGATCTCCCTGACAACGCAACTCGAGGACACAAAACGTCTTGCCGACGAGGAGGGCCGCGAACGCGCTACACTCCTGGGCAAGTTCCGCAATTTGGAGCACGATTTGGACAACATCAGGGAACAGGTAGAAGAGGAGGCCGAGGGCAAGGCAGATCTCCAACGCCAGTTGAGCAAGGCAAACGCAGAAGCCCAACTCTGGCGCTCGAAGTACGAGTCGGAGGGTGTCGCCAGAGCAGAAGAGCTCGAGGAAGCTAAACGCAAGCTCCAAGCTCGTCTCGCTGAAGCTGAGGAGACCATTGAGTCACTCAACCAGAAGGTTATCGCTCTTGAGAAGACCAAGCAGCGTCTTGCTACTGAAGTTGAGGATCTGCAGATCGAGGTCGACAGAGCTACAGCTATTGCCAATGCCGCTGAGAAGAAACAGAAGGCATTCGATAAGATCATTGGAGAATGGAAACTCAAGGTCGATGATCTCGCTGCAGAACTTGATGCTAGCCAGAAGGAGTGCAGGAACTACTCCACCGAGTTGTTCCGTCTCAAGGGAGCATACGAAGAAAGCCAAGAGCAGCTCGAGGCTGTACGCAGGGAGAACAAGAATCTCGCTGATGAAGTTAAGGATCTTCTTGATCAAATTGGTGAGGGTGGAAGGAACATCCACGAGGTTGAGAAGGCCAGGAAGCGTCTAGAGGCCGAGAAGGACGAGCTCCAGGCGGCTCTTGAGGAGGCTGAGGCTGCACTTGAGCAGGAGGAGAACAAGGTACTCCGTGCACAGCTCGAGCTTAGCCAGGTCAGGCAGGAGATTGACCGTAGAATCCAGGAGAAGGAGGAAGAATTTGAGAACACCAGGAAGAATCACCAGAGAGCACTTGACTCCATGCAAGCATCACTCGAGGCCGAGGCCAAGGGTAAGGCTGAGGCGCTCAGGATGAAGAAGAAGCTCGAGGCTGATATTAATGAACTCGAAATTGCCCTGGACCACGCCAACAAGGCCAATGCTGAGGCTCAGAAGAACATCAAGAGATATCAGCAGCAACTCAAGGACGTTCAGACCGCACTTGAGGAGGAACAGAGAGCCAGGGATGAGGCTAGGGAACTCCTTGGAATCTCTGAACGCAGAGCAAATGCCCTTCAGAATGAACTCGAGGAAAGCCGCACTCTCCTTGAACAGGCTGATCGTGCACGCAGACAGGCTGAACAGGAGTGTGCTGACGCCCATGAACAGCTCAATGACATCAGCGCTCAGAATGCATCCATTTCAGCTGCCAAGAGGAAATTGGAGGCTGAATTACAGACCCTTCAC tcTGACCTCGATGAACTTCTCAATGAGGCCAAGAACTCCGAAGAGAAGGCAAAGAAGGCAATGGTTGACGCAGCTAGATTGGCTGATGAGCTTAGAGCTGAACAAGATCATGCTCAGACGCAAGAGAAACTGCGTAAAGCACTTGAGGCCCAGATCAAGGAACTTCAAGTACGTTTGGATGAGGCCGAGGCCAACGCACTCAAGGGTGGCAAGAAAGCCATTCAGAAATTGGAGCAACGCGTCAGGGAACTTGAGAACGAGCTTGATGGAGAACAGAGGAGACACGCCGATGCACAGAAGAATCTGCGCAAGGCCGAGCGTCGTATTAAGGAGCTCAGCTTCCAG GCTGACGAGGACCGCAAGAACCACGAGCGCATGCAAGACCTCGTTGACAAACTGCAACAGAAAATCAAGACGTACAAGAGGCAGATCGAGGAGGCTGAAGAAATTGCAGCACTCAATCTTGCTAAATTCCGCAAGGCACAGCAAGAACTTGAGGAGGCCGAAGAGAGAGCAGACCTCGCTGAACAGGCAATCACAAAGTTCCGTACTAAGGGAGGACGTGGAGGTAGCCAAGCACGTGGTCTTAGCCCAGCG cCACACAGACCAGCTTTCAAAACCCCATTCGATGGTTCCTCATTCCCGCCAAGGTTCGATCTACAGCCTGACGGTGATTTTTAA